A portion of the Candidatus Nitrosotenuis aquarius genome contains these proteins:
- a CDS encoding DNA-methyltransferase, with translation MLKKLDDNSIDFIITSPPYADNRKKTYVGVPIKEYVPWFLPISLELKRVLKSDGSFILNIKERTVDGERGTYVLELILEMRKQGWLWTEEYIWHKRNTFPGKWPNRFRDAWERCLHFTKQKKFKMYQDEVMVPMGSWAEKRLKNLSKTDKKRDESKVLSGFGKNVSNWLDRKTAYPTNVLHMATECSNVNHSAAFPVSLPEWFIRLFTKEGDIVLDPFMGSGTTAIAAINLNRQFLGSEKNTKYYKHALERIKEIGRESLKNKTKNMQNKKQSTMTLWQE, from the coding sequence ATGTTAAAGAAACTAGATGATAATTCTATTGATTTCATAATAACATCTCCGCCATACGCAGATAATAGGAAAAAAACCTATGTCGGTGTTCCAATAAAGGAATATGTTCCGTGGTTTTTACCAATTTCTTTAGAACTAAAACGAGTACTCAAATCAGATGGCTCTTTTATTTTGAACATAAAAGAACGAACTGTTGATGGTGAACGTGGGACTTATGTGCTAGAGCTCATATTAGAAATGAGAAAACAGGGTTGGCTTTGGACTGAAGAATACATTTGGCATAAAAGGAATACGTTCCCAGGTAAATGGCCTAATAGATTTAGAGACGCCTGGGAAAGATGTCTGCATTTTACGAAACAAAAGAAATTCAAAATGTATCAAGATGAAGTCATGGTACCGATGGGCTCTTGGGCTGAAAAACGTCTGAAAAATCTATCAAAAACTGACAAAAAAAGAGACGAATCTAAAGTTTTAAGCGGTTTTGGTAAAAATGTATCAAATTGGCTGGATAGAAAAACAGCATATCCTACCAATGTCTTACATATGGCAACTGAATGTTCCAATGTAAACCATAGTGCGGCATTTCCAGTATCATTGCCAGAGTGGTTTATCAGATTATTCACAAAAGAAGGCGATATAGTACTTGATCCATTTATGGGAAGTGGTACGACAGCAATTGCAGCGATTAATCTTAACAGACAGTTTCTTGGCTCAGAAAAAAATACAAAATACTACAAACATGCTCTAGAAAGAATTAAAGAGATTGGAAGAGAATCATTAAAAAATAAAACGAAGAATATGCAAAATAAAAAACAATCTACAATGACATTATGGCAAGAATAG
- a CDS encoding DEAD/DEAH box helicase, with the protein MVIYKNYKNYNSYMPAIFLDNQKIRISFSDIKSSEIDNQVSLFFKSMGSIFDEETNSFTFDRPSNLSYLHTVLSDTIQFFESRGWKIALDENCKQLISRHSEDESSYEKALEIGRSIKTSEETFIELPVIFKRQLKEYQKKSVKHLTEIGNAANFSVPGSGKTTIAYAAYSILKHKGIVNKIFVVCPRAAFVPWEEEFQACFGYKPSSIRLEGNRVDSHILTDTNNKDLILSTYQLPPNHSYAISQFLERNDVLMILDESHQIKNIEGVRSNVLIDLAPYAKRRFILSGTPMPNSWEDIWTQFNFLWPLSSILDNPQIFRDYTKLKNGLGKYNERINPLFTRIAKKTLNLKEPKYEKIYYPLQPIQKRIYDSIELRTFEQIEKMHVESIVESARMQKWRRAKMVRLIQAASNPALLNRTDTEFELEPISDDGIDVAELIENYTTYGETPSKLQEATRKARELLEKGEKVVIWTNFVHNIDMLKDQLLADVKPLWVDGRVSKDESEDIEQNREKMIQEFKSDSNPRVLIATPASCAESVSLHKYQNKTVCYNAIYIDRTYNAGQYMQSLDRIHRIGMDSDTQVTYWLCIAKDTYDELIDQRLNHKIQNMYNLLNEDINVFDLDVNETQVSESEIEDNYKELIEYLRKKVK; encoded by the coding sequence TTGGTTATCTACAAGAATTACAAAAATTACAATAGTTACATGCCCGCAATATTTTTAGATAATCAGAAAATTCGAATATCCTTTTCTGATATTAAAAGTTCCGAGATAGATAATCAAGTTAGTCTTTTTTTCAAAAGCATGGGATCTATATTTGATGAAGAGACAAATTCATTTACCTTTGATAGACCTTCAAATCTTTCATATTTACATACTGTTCTAAGTGATACAATACAATTTTTTGAAAGTAGAGGGTGGAAAATTGCATTAGATGAAAATTGTAAACAGCTAATTTCCAGACATTCTGAAGATGAATCTAGCTATGAAAAAGCGTTAGAGATAGGCAGATCAATAAAAACATCTGAGGAGACTTTTATTGAATTACCAGTTATTTTTAAAAGACAATTAAAGGAATATCAGAAAAAATCTGTCAAACATTTAACAGAAATTGGAAATGCAGCTAATTTTTCTGTTCCAGGTAGTGGCAAGACCACAATTGCATATGCTGCATATTCAATTCTAAAACACAAAGGAATTGTAAATAAGATTTTTGTGGTTTGTCCCAGAGCTGCTTTTGTTCCATGGGAGGAAGAATTTCAGGCATGTTTTGGATACAAACCATCTTCGATTAGATTAGAAGGAAACAGAGTCGATTCCCACATACTAACAGATACAAACAACAAAGATCTGATCCTTTCAACTTATCAGCTACCACCAAATCATTCTTACGCAATTAGCCAATTTTTAGAAAGAAACGACGTGTTAATGATCTTAGACGAGTCACATCAAATTAAAAACATTGAAGGAGTTAGATCAAATGTATTAATCGATCTTGCACCATATGCAAAAAGAAGATTCATTCTATCTGGAACTCCGATGCCAAATAGCTGGGAAGACATATGGACACAATTTAATTTTCTTTGGCCATTATCTAGCATTCTTGATAATCCTCAGATCTTCAGAGATTATACTAAATTAAAAAATGGATTAGGAAAATATAATGAACGAATAAATCCTTTATTTACAAGAATAGCTAAGAAAACACTTAATCTCAAAGAACCAAAATATGAGAAGATTTACTATCCACTTCAACCAATTCAAAAGAGAATTTACGATTCAATTGAGTTAAGAACATTCGAACAGATAGAAAAAATGCATGTAGAGTCAATTGTCGAAAGTGCTAGAATGCAGAAATGGAGACGTGCTAAAATGGTTAGACTGATTCAAGCAGCATCCAATCCCGCCTTACTAAATAGAACAGATACAGAATTTGAATTAGAACCAATTTCTGATGATGGAATTGATGTGGCTGAACTCATTGAAAATTATACAACATACGGAGAAACACCATCAAAACTACAAGAGGCGACAAGGAAAGCCAGAGAGTTATTAGAAAAAGGCGAAAAAGTTGTCATCTGGACAAATTTTGTGCACAATATCGACATGCTAAAAGATCAGCTTTTAGCTGATGTCAAACCGTTGTGGGTAGACGGTAGGGTATCAAAAGACGAATCTGAAGATATTGAACAAAATAGAGAAAAAATGATTCAAGAATTCAAATCAGATTCCAATCCACGAGTTTTAATTGCCACGCCTGCTTCATGTGCAGAATCTGTTTCTCTCCATAAATATCAAAACAAAACAGTTTGCTATAATGCCATTTACATAGATAGAACATACAATGCCGGCCAATATATGCAGTCTTTAGACAGAATACATAGAATCGGAATGGATTCCGATACCCAAGTGACATATTGGTTATGCATAGCAAAAGACACCTATGATGAATTAATTGATCAAAGATTAAATCATAAAATCCAAAATATGTATAATTTATTGAATGAAGATATCAATGTGTTTGATTTAGATGTTAATGAAACACAGGTATCAGAATCCGAAATTGAAGATAATTATAAAGAATTAATTGAATATCTTAGAAAAAAAGTGAAATAA
- a CDS encoding N-6 DNA methylase, translated as MADPLQILEKELPLYIQDVKNKHSENAKAVAFSSFIQKVFEIDISKMDFEVPTESKFLKLRGRIDAVFENIVIEFKRDLTRSLEEAKDELKKYFQSLIEKFPTSKYIGIANDGIKFKVFQPIKKNGIVTDIEEIGNIDLETSDVKVIFNWFDSYFFTSKKIIPTSEHLKQSFGYNSPTYAVVRQELLELFDKVKDERRVKTKYDNWTRYLEIVYGDKPNEINLFIAHTYLSTFAKLLVYLKLSSKNQFRNYDAPPILQGYIFANYGIRNFVEEDLFTWIMYPSIKRKSSEIFEKLLRDLEIYDLDLIDEDVLKELYQDLIHPTIRKQLGEFYTPDWLAEKIVNEILQENPSKSVLDPSCGSGTFLFKTISYKIKKLVDVGLKKEDVLTHILENVIGFDIHPLAALIAKTNYLLAMRDILHYRRGPITIPVYLSDSLKLPTKKMEVTNAITTFEFDTQIDGKKFAFPLDIVDNIVNMDDVIEKMKVHGHELEEHIDDIKKSSYKIDINETAKNLIRSFDKAISNVKNDAMKQLLLHNVETLFEMIKDESDSIWPYILRNMYKPIAVSLRKVDAILGNPPWIAQQAMKNLTYQNYLKERSKTYELFDSKKIHNIPNLDLATLFFCQCSDIYLRDHGSIGFVMPRSILIGSQHENFLKFKKPNMKVEKIYDLEQVEPLFRIPSCVIFAKKSQLTVYPVTKEMFSGVLQTTNAHLSDAEKIIKLNTSSFEPAKRSTDHSIYHTKFSKGADIIPRCFWFMEVKNNSFLGFDPQSPFVESEFNKNAKVPWNKIKITGNLDKQFLFNSILSTDLIPFGSLRRHLVFLPVFMNNGKIKLINNFNEIGLEFQSTRKILQEIESLWLQHNKEKAKTITAYEWLNYRNKLTVQNPYPKFKVLYVASATYLTSCVIEPQKEFTFEVNNNKLTTTGLIADSTILYYDTNSAEEAHYLSSILNSTVLDQMIKPLQSAGTFGPRHIMKIPLTFPIPEYDSANSDHIRLATISKNCHDKVEHMLASITQKSTGKIRSIIRESLKSDISEINKIVKPLLNA; from the coding sequence TTGGCAGATCCACTTCAAATTTTAGAAAAAGAACTACCACTATACATTCAAGATGTGAAAAATAAACACTCTGAAAATGCTAAAGCAGTGGCATTTTCGTCGTTTATTCAAAAAGTCTTTGAAATCGATATTTCAAAGATGGATTTTGAAGTCCCTACCGAAAGTAAATTTCTGAAATTAAGGGGAAGAATTGACGCAGTTTTTGAAAATATAGTGATTGAGTTTAAACGAGATTTAACCAGGAGTCTTGAAGAGGCAAAAGATGAACTAAAAAAATATTTTCAGTCATTAATTGAAAAATTCCCTACTTCGAAATATATCGGAATAGCTAATGATGGAATCAAATTCAAAGTTTTTCAACCTATTAAGAAGAACGGAATAGTAACCGACATAGAAGAAATTGGCAATATTGATCTTGAGACATCTGATGTCAAAGTAATTTTTAATTGGTTTGACTCGTATTTCTTCACATCAAAAAAAATTATCCCAACGTCAGAACATTTGAAACAAAGCTTTGGTTACAACAGTCCTACATATGCGGTGGTAAGACAAGAACTGTTAGAATTATTTGATAAAGTTAAGGATGAACGCAGAGTAAAAACAAAATATGATAATTGGACAAGATATTTAGAAATTGTTTATGGAGATAAACCAAACGAGATAAATCTATTCATAGCTCATACCTATCTCTCAACTTTTGCAAAACTACTTGTCTACCTGAAACTTTCTAGCAAGAATCAGTTTAGAAATTATGATGCTCCACCAATTTTACAAGGATATATTTTCGCAAATTATGGAATTAGAAATTTTGTTGAAGAAGATCTATTTACTTGGATCATGTATCCATCAATTAAACGAAAATCCAGTGAGATATTTGAGAAATTATTGCGTGATCTAGAGATCTATGATCTAGATCTAATTGATGAAGATGTACTAAAAGAACTATATCAAGATCTAATACATCCTACCATACGAAAACAGCTTGGAGAGTTTTACACGCCAGATTGGCTTGCAGAGAAAATTGTGAATGAAATACTTCAGGAAAACCCATCAAAAAGTGTTTTAGATCCATCATGTGGTTCTGGAACGTTTCTATTCAAAACTATATCATATAAAATTAAGAAACTTGTAGATGTAGGCTTAAAAAAAGAAGACGTTTTGACACATATTCTTGAAAATGTTATAGGTTTTGACATTCATCCATTAGCTGCACTAATTGCAAAAACAAATTACCTTTTAGCCATGCGTGACATTCTGCATTATAGAAGAGGACCAATCACGATTCCTGTTTATCTGAGTGATTCTCTAAAATTACCAACAAAAAAAATGGAAGTAACTAATGCAATAACTACCTTCGAATTTGATACTCAAATTGATGGTAAAAAATTTGCATTTCCTTTGGACATTGTGGATAATATTGTGAATATGGATGATGTGATTGAGAAAATGAAGGTACATGGACATGAGTTAGAAGAACACATTGATGATATCAAAAAATCTTCTTACAAAATTGACATCAATGAAACTGCAAAAAATCTAATCAGAAGTTTTGACAAAGCAATATCAAACGTAAAAAATGATGCCATGAAACAATTATTGCTTCATAATGTTGAAACACTTTTCGAAATGATAAAAGATGAATCTGACTCCATTTGGCCGTATATTTTAAGAAATATGTATAAACCCATTGCAGTTTCGCTTAGAAAAGTTGATGCAATTCTTGGAAATCCACCATGGATTGCACAACAAGCGATGAAAAATTTAACATATCAGAATTATCTGAAAGAAAGAAGTAAAACATACGAATTATTTGACAGTAAAAAAATTCATAATATACCTAATCTTGATCTTGCCACTCTATTCTTTTGTCAATGTTCTGACATCTATCTTCGCGATCACGGCAGTATTGGGTTCGTAATGCCACGTTCTATATTGATAGGTTCGCAACATGAAAATTTTCTTAAATTTAAAAAACCAAACATGAAAGTTGAGAAAATATATGATCTTGAACAAGTTGAACCATTATTTAGAATTCCATCATGCGTAATTTTTGCTAAAAAATCTCAATTAACGGTCTATCCGGTTACAAAAGAAATGTTTTCAGGGGTTCTGCAAACTACTAATGCTCATCTATCGGATGCTGAAAAAATAATTAAGTTGAACACATCTTCTTTTGAACCTGCCAAGCGTTCAACAGATCATAGTATCTATCATACTAAATTCTCAAAAGGTGCAGACATAATACCTAGATGTTTTTGGTTCATGGAAGTAAAGAATAATTCATTTTTAGGTTTTGATCCACAGAGTCCATTTGTTGAAAGCGAATTCAATAAAAATGCAAAAGTGCCATGGAACAAAATAAAAATTACTGGAAACCTGGATAAACAATTTTTGTTTAACAGTATCTTGAGCACTGATTTAATTCCGTTTGGTAGTTTAAGACGACATTTGGTGTTTCTACCAGTTTTTATGAATAATGGAAAAATAAAACTAATTAATAATTTTAATGAAATAGGATTAGAATTTCAAAGTACAAGAAAAATTTTACAAGAAATTGAATCATTGTGGTTACAACATAATAAAGAAAAAGCTAAAACTATTACCGCATATGAATGGTTAAATTATAGAAACAAGCTCACAGTACAGAATCCATATCCAAAATTCAAAGTTCTGTATGTGGCATCTGCAACTTATCTGACAAGCTGTGTTATTGAGCCGCAAAAAGAATTCACATTTGAAGTCAATAATAACAAATTAACGACAACTGGTCTCATAGCGGATTCTACAATTCTTTATTATGATACTAATTCTGCCGAAGAGGCTCATTATCTATCTTCAATATTAAATTCGACAGTACTGGATCAAATGATAAAACCATTGCAATCTGCAGGTACATTTGGTCCACGTCACATAATGAAAATTCCATTAACATTCCCAATTCCAGAATATGACTCAGCCAATTCGGATCACATTAGATTAGCGACAATCTCAAAAAATTGTCATGATAAGGTAGAACACATGTTGGCCTCAATCACACAGAAATCAACTGGAAAAATAAGATCAATAATTAGAGAATCATTAAAATCGGATATTTCTGAAATTAATAAAATTGTTAAACCATTATTGAATGCCTAA
- a CDS encoding DUF3883 domain-containing protein has translation MLTNLKEINRLLLAIKQRELNEDVAKKLDVIDECKNIVLGGIIPDHNETISFCNSMNIINEDADLLFLTNTGKQLFLLNKERQYELTSDQKEVLIKQCFLENDHKEKTLQILKQFYVDHRRQTFTYSLKNEIPLIADPVFLSLLKQTELIVEHGYLLIVNEKFAGLISALLMPKHHITDDELMEILKIEKIIGKIAEKIVFEHEKRRLYSDENAKAESDLVQNISSTFVNAGYDINSFDGKTRDLKFNRFIEVKGSTGKRISFFLSSNEIDKAKELGSKYWIYFVSEIDIKSKSHNGEIIKIQNPVINILNNEEYEQECVKTRIHLK, from the coding sequence ATGTTAACCAACCTGAAGGAAATTAATCGACTCCTTCTTGCTATCAAACAAAGAGAATTGAATGAAGACGTAGCAAAGAAGCTAGATGTAATTGATGAATGCAAAAATATTGTATTAGGTGGAATCATACCAGATCATAATGAAACAATTTCGTTTTGTAATTCTATGAATATTATTAATGAAGATGCTGATCTATTGTTTCTTACAAATACTGGTAAGCAATTATTTTTGTTAAATAAGGAAAGACAATATGAATTAACATCAGATCAAAAAGAAGTTTTGATCAAACAATGTTTTCTTGAAAATGACCATAAAGAAAAAACATTACAAATCTTAAAACAATTTTATGTTGATCATAGACGCCAAACATTCACATATTCTTTAAAAAATGAAATTCCATTAATTGCAGATCCTGTCTTTTTATCATTACTCAAACAAACAGAATTAATTGTAGAACATGGATATTTGTTAATTGTAAATGAAAAATTTGCTGGATTAATTTCTGCATTACTTATGCCTAAACATCATATTACTGATGATGAATTAATGGAGATACTAAAAATTGAGAAAATTATAGGTAAAATTGCTGAAAAAATTGTTTTTGAGCACGAAAAGCGACGACTTTATAGCGACGAAAACGCAAAGGCTGAATCCGACTTGGTACAAAACATCAGTAGTACTTTTGTTAATGCTGGTTACGACATCAATTCATTTGATGGTAAAACAAGAGATTTGAAATTCAATAGGTTTATCGAAGTAAAAGGATCTACAGGAAAGAGAATTTCTTTTTTCTTGAGTAGTAATGAAATAGACAAAGCCAAAGAACTCGGCTCAAAATATTGGATTTATTTTGTATCTGAGATAGATATAAAATCAAAATCACATAACGGTGAAATAATTAAAATTCAAAATCCAGTCATCAATATTCTAAATAATGAGGAATATGAACAAGAATGTGTCAAGACGCGAATACATCTAAAATAG
- a CDS encoding McrB family protein, translated as MSKYNKFIEFLNNQPSSVITCSFKQIEEIIGETLPTSAYSYDAWWSNNPSHPLMNLVLESGWTKTNINLQSNQVTFSKSNKQTISFVELKNFLTSQMTMFANYQPVIIKTLLNSPDYRAHRDIITKNLKEANNFDDKDYAQIAYDVQKEVLGKFGRNLVLRDSQTSDYLLNLDKNTSESQRQELIKICEQKINEFNSKRSKIAICWPTDIDGEKIEKFSQVIQANGKALWGVNWGATQVQTSDYPIKGYLYHKQQIIAIATIIDITSAESTTKEDLTLRPKELGYPSDDYKFYIHMQSIKRCRPFPHTILELYDPDKKIPIIIQQRVYVKELNDDWKYLQTQTSQAQINYWKISPGEKAKLWDEQLKNKVIAIGWNEVGDLTGRTIDSIRDSIRQYHPDSNSLWQFKLFLKIKEGDIIIANKGMSKIVGIGRVSGKYQYRNDLTFKHAYPVDWFDITERDIPKQSTWYITVEAVTKDQYNRILEGNLMKDSDPVIENIVGKLITNKQIVLYGPPGTSKTFTAKKVAISLLSSENVTDDNVPELFAKLQSEGKAELVQFHPSYSYEDFVQGIKPTTKDGMISYEIRDGIFKKLCYTKTTDTKQPTANIVSHEDINKPIYDTTVGIKLQRYGINQISSEQFSKIISHVESNGQRISIFDNITIPTNCFILRSVESTVNPYGDVVGKQYEFKEGIPGSRQIIAAINKGKVPFFYYNDAKGGIFACGIIDGFLGTGSPSQTKVLIIDEINRGNLSKIFGELIYALEYRNEKIRLQYSEFDKDRNNDMLSVPDSLLIIGTMNTADRSISLFDSALRRRFTFVSLMPDFDVILNRAGIPIDIEDENIVQKLSTFDSHKRRIILSILAIKKINERIISDIRMGREKQIGHTYLLKIVDDAEQYLTVWKYQILPLLEEFYSSKFDELTNILSEEIIDVQQGILDFDEEKLDDLLESIIEK; from the coding sequence ATGTCAAAATATAACAAATTCATTGAATTTCTTAACAACCAACCAAGTAGTGTTATTACATGTAGTTTCAAACAAATCGAAGAAATTATCGGTGAAACATTACCGACTTCTGCTTATTCATATGATGCTTGGTGGTCAAATAACCCGTCACACCCATTGATGAATTTAGTATTAGAGTCAGGTTGGACAAAAACAAACATCAATTTACAAAGTAATCAAGTTACGTTCTCAAAATCTAACAAGCAGACAATATCATTTGTTGAGCTGAAAAACTTTCTTACTAGTCAAATGACAATGTTTGCAAACTATCAACCCGTAATAATCAAAACACTACTAAATTCTCCGGATTATCGAGCCCATCGTGATATTATAACAAAAAATCTAAAAGAAGCAAACAATTTTGATGACAAAGATTATGCCCAAATAGCTTATGATGTACAAAAAGAAGTACTTGGTAAATTTGGCAGAAATCTGGTTCTCAGAGATAGTCAAACCTCAGACTATCTGTTAAATCTCGATAAAAACACATCTGAATCTCAACGTCAAGAGTTAATCAAAATCTGCGAACAGAAAATTAATGAATTTAATTCAAAGAGATCAAAAATCGCTATTTGTTGGCCAACTGATATTGATGGTGAAAAAATTGAAAAATTCTCTCAGGTTATTCAAGCTAATGGCAAGGCTCTATGGGGTGTAAATTGGGGAGCTACACAAGTTCAAACATCAGATTATCCAATCAAGGGTTACCTGTACCATAAACAACAGATAATCGCAATTGCAACAATTATCGATATTACTTCAGCAGAATCTACTACAAAAGAAGATCTAACACTCAGACCAAAAGAGCTAGGATATCCTTCAGACGATTACAAATTCTATATTCACATGCAAAGTATCAAGAGGTGTAGGCCATTTCCACACACAATTCTTGAATTATACGATCCTGATAAAAAAATCCCAATTATCATACAACAACGAGTCTATGTAAAGGAGCTTAATGATGACTGGAAATATCTACAGACGCAAACTTCGCAAGCTCAAATTAATTATTGGAAAATATCTCCTGGAGAAAAAGCAAAACTTTGGGATGAGCAACTAAAAAACAAAGTAATTGCAATAGGATGGAATGAAGTAGGTGATCTTACCGGAAGAACGATTGATTCTATTCGTGATTCTATTAGACAGTATCATCCAGACTCTAATTCATTATGGCAATTCAAATTATTTCTGAAAATAAAGGAGGGAGACATCATAATTGCAAATAAAGGCATGAGTAAAATTGTCGGTATTGGAAGAGTTTCCGGAAAATACCAATACCGAAATGATCTTACTTTCAAGCATGCATATCCAGTAGATTGGTTTGATATTACTGAAAGAGACATTCCAAAACAGTCTACATGGTACATTACAGTTGAAGCAGTTACAAAGGACCAATACAATCGTATTTTGGAGGGAAACTTGATGAAAGACTCTGATCCAGTAATTGAAAATATTGTTGGTAAATTAATTACTAATAAACAAATTGTACTTTATGGCCCGCCTGGAACAAGTAAGACATTTACTGCAAAAAAAGTCGCTATTTCATTATTATCTAGTGAAAATGTCACAGATGATAATGTTCCAGAACTATTTGCTAAATTACAAAGTGAAGGAAAAGCCGAACTAGTTCAATTCCATCCTAGCTATTCATACGAGGATTTTGTTCAAGGAATTAAACCAACTACAAAGGATGGAATGATTTCGTATGAAATACGGGATGGAATATTTAAAAAATTATGTTATACAAAAACAACTGACACAAAACAACCAACTGCAAATATTGTATCACATGAGGACATCAACAAACCAATCTACGATACTACTGTTGGAATAAAACTACAACGATATGGAATCAACCAAATATCTTCAGAACAATTTTCGAAAATTATTTCACATGTTGAATCAAATGGACAGAGAATTAGTATTTTTGACAATATTACAATTCCTACAAATTGTTTTATTTTGCGAAGTGTTGAATCAACTGTTAATCCATATGGCGATGTAGTTGGTAAACAATACGAATTCAAAGAAGGAATTCCAGGATCACGACAGATTATTGCGGCAATAAACAAAGGCAAAGTGCCATTTTTTTATTATAATGATGCCAAGGGCGGCATATTCGCATGTGGCATTATTGATGGCTTTCTGGGAACTGGTTCACCTTCTCAAACCAAAGTATTGATAATTGATGAGATTAATCGAGGAAATCTCTCAAAAATCTTTGGAGAATTAATTTATGCACTGGAGTATAGAAATGAAAAAATTCGTTTACAATACTCTGAATTCGATAAAGATAGGAATAACGACATGCTATCTGTGCCTGATTCTTTGCTGATCATAGGAACCATGAATACTGCAGATAGAAGTATTTCATTATTTGATAGTGCATTAAGACGAAGATTTACTTTTGTATCTCTGATGCCGGATTTTGATGTCATACTTAACCGTGCTGGAATCCCAATTGATATTGAAGATGAAAACATAGTACAAAAATTATCTACTTTTGATTCTCATAAAAGAAGAATTATCTTATCTATTCTGGCTATCAAAAAAATTAATGAGAGAATAATTTCTGATATAAGAATGGGTCGAGAAAAACAAATTGGCCATACTTATCTTTTAAAAATTGTTGACGATGCAGAACAATATCTAACTGTCTGGAAATATCAAATACTGCCTCTATTGGAAGAATTCTATAGTTCTAAATTTGATGAATTGACAAATATTCTATCTGAAGAAATCATTGATGTTCAACAGGGTATTCTTGATTTTGATGAAGAAAAATTAGATGATCTATTAGAATCAATTATTGAAAAATAA
- a CDS encoding McrC family protein codes for MQKSITINEWESSDLVNLTKQEIDFLNDKVNEGKSNSKIEILTKGNDQYYLKATSWIGTIKLPTSHSITIKPKVGNLNFFKMLTYCENYDGIQFFDPVYASEGKDLVYFMGKLFVDTIRPIIEEGIYKNYVPIIDEIPAVKGRLLLSENIRHPRLTHEKFWCEHDELTENIMENQVLLYCTHLLSIFIRNDDVGNELNHIQQFFENHGVSLTFLESYHLDSISLQKHNEHYEKALLLCEFILKIIWYNDFTREENLPIYGFLYNMNTLYQKFVTKIVQEILIGYDVYAELKNDDMLIHIQQPNYTTNQIQRVILKPDIVIKNKQSKDSILILDTKYKEKVSTSDIYQSLAYSITFECPTILLIPEFGSKILDGFMLNPKFKKDAQIFVRSIDFSDVVNFIEKTKFEIKTTISPFLKSVKELSNFV; via the coding sequence ATGCAAAAATCAATTACAATTAATGAGTGGGAATCATCTGATTTAGTTAATCTTACAAAACAAGAAATTGATTTTTTAAACGATAAAGTCAATGAAGGAAAATCCAATTCAAAAATTGAAATCCTAACAAAAGGAAATGATCAATATTATCTAAAAGCAACAAGTTGGATTGGTACAATAAAACTTCCTACATCGCATTCAATTACAATAAAACCAAAAGTTGGCAATCTAAATTTCTTTAAAATGTTAACCTATTGTGAAAATTATGATGGGATTCAGTTTTTTGATCCTGTTTATGCATCTGAAGGCAAGGATTTGGTCTATTTTATGGGCAAATTATTTGTCGATACTATTAGACCAATAATTGAAGAAGGAATTTACAAAAACTATGTACCAATTATAGATGAAATACCAGCTGTTAAAGGCAGATTATTGTTATCTGAAAATATACGACATCCACGTCTAACTCATGAAAAATTTTGGTGTGAACACGATGAATTAACTGAAAACATCATGGAAAATCAAGTTTTATTGTATTGTACACATTTACTTTCTATTTTTATTAGAAATGATGATGTTGGTAACGAACTAAATCACATACAACAATTTTTTGAAAATCATGGTGTATCACTTACATTTCTAGAATCATATCATTTAGACTCAATTTCACTACAGAAACACAATGAACATTATGAAAAAGCTTTACTGCTCTGTGAATTTATTTTAAAAATAATCTGGTATAATGATTTCACCAGAGAAGAAAATCTACCGATTTACGGATTTTTGTATAACATGAATACATTATATCAAAAATTTGTGACAAAGATTGTTCAAGAAATCTTAATTGGTTATGATGTGTATGCTGAATTAAAAAATGACGATATGCTAATTCATATTCAACAACCCAATTACACAACAAATCAAATTCAAAGAGTGATTCTAAAGCCCGATATTGTGATTAAAAATAAGCAATCAAAAGACTCCATTCTAATATTAGATACAAAATACAAAGAAAAAGTATCTACAAGCGACATCTATCAATCACTTGCATATTCGATTACCTTTGAATGTCCAACCATACTTTTAATCCCAGAATTTGGTTCTAAAATCTTAGACGGATTCATGTTGAATCCTAAATTCAAAAAAGATGCTCAAATTTTTGTCCGTTCTATTGATTTTTCAGACGTGGTAAATTTTATAGAGAAAACTAAATTTGAGATAAAAACTACGATATCGCCATTTCTAAAATCAGTCAAAGAGCTTTCT